The sequence GAGCCTCTAAAGGAAATACGAAAACTCATCCTAACCTTCCCAATGCCCGGAATGGATAAGTATTACCGCAGCAAACCACTTTCCTACTTTGCTCACCTACTTGGTTATGAAGGGGAAGGCAGTCTAATGGTGGCCTTAAAAGAGCAAGGATGGATTACGTCTCTTTCAGCGGGTGGCGGCACCAGCGGGAGTAACTATCGTGAGTTTACCATTAGCTGCGCTTTGACCCCTGTTGGCCTAGAACACACTAACGAAATCATTCAGGCCGTTTTCGGCTTCATTGAGTTAATCAAAACCCAAGGACTCAATGAATGGCGCTATCTAGAGAAAAAAGCCGTATTAGAATCTGTATTTCGTTTTCAAGAACCAACTCGTCCACTCGATCTTGTCAGTCACCTAGTTATCAATCTTCAACACTACCAACCAGAAGATGTGATTTATGGTGACTATATGATGGACGGTTACGATGAGGAGCTCATTAAATCGTTACTCGGCTATCTGACCGTAGACAATTTACGCACCACATTGATAGCCAAAGACTTAACGTACGATAAATCGGCAAAATGGTACTTTACTCCCTACTCTGTTACGCCATTTAGCAAACAACAGCGCATCGAATTCGTTGCACCGTCCTTGCTCGATTTCAGGCTACCGAATGAAAACCCGTTTATTTGCTATGAGCTCGATCCGCAGCCGTTAGAAGAAGAGCATCACGAACCAAGAATGATTGAAGAGCTACCCGGTTTCAGGCTCTGGCACCTTCAAGATCATGAATTCAATGTGCCTAAAGGTGTCGTGTACGTGGCCATTGATAGCCCCAAATCTGTATCCACACCAAGAAACATCGTCAAAACAAGACTATGTGTGGAGATGTTTCTCGATAGCTTAGAGAAAGACACCTATCAGGCCGAGATAGCAGGCATGGGATACAACATGTATGCACACCAAGGTGGGGTCACTTTAACGATTTCTGGCTTTAGCAAAAAGCAACCTGAACTGATGCGTATGATTTTGGAGCGCTTTGCAAAGCGTGACTTCAGCCAGAAGCGGTTCGAAACGATCAAACATCAGTTGCTTAGAAACTGGAAAAACGCATCGCAAGATCGTCCTATATCTCAGCTTTTCAATTCACTGACGGGCATTTTGCAGCCCAACAACCCACCTTATTCGGCTTTAGTTGAAGCATTGGAAACGATCAATGTGGACGAACTTCCAGAATTTGTTGACTCGATTCTATCTGAGCTACACGTAGAGATGTTCGTTTATGGGGATTGGACTCACAGCGATGCTCTGGCACTTGGTGAGACCCTGAAAGACGCGATAAGAGTGAAGGATCAACAATATGAAGAGTCTTTACGCCCTTTGATTATGCTCGGTAAAAACGGGACATTTCAGCGCGAAGTGTTTTGCGATCAAGAAGACTCTGCGGTCGTGCTCTATCACCAATGTGAAGACACCACCCCTAGGAGTATTGCACTTTACTCTTTAGCAAATCACCTGATGTCAGCGACGTTTTTCCACGAAATCCGCACGAAACAGCAACTGGGTTATATGGTGGGAACGGGGAATCTGCCACTTAATCGCCATTCGGGTATCGTGCTATATGTGCAATCACCTAATGCGGCACCCACCGATCTTGTGTCGTCCATAGACGAGTTCCTCAACGCTTTCTATATGGTTCTACTTGAATTAAACGATTACCAGTGGCACAGCAGTAAACGAGGGCTTTGGAACCAAATCTCGACACCAGATACCACTCTAAGATCTCGAGCACAACGTATGTGGGTTGCGATTGGTAATAAGGATTACGAATTCAACCAAAGGGAAAAAGTTCTAGAGGAACTAAAAGAGCTAGACAGATCCGACATGATTCGCTTTGTTGTCAATGAGTTGAAACCAAGAACAGCAAATCGACTGATCATGCACACACAAGGCAATGCACATCATCAAGCCGATAAGCTGCACCTTGGCCTAGAAATTGGTTCAATAGAAGAGTTCCAGCTAAGACCAAAAGATGTCGAGCTCGGCTAATTAGGTACTAAGGGGCTTCACTGAAAAGCCCCTTTTTATTATGCGCGCTCAGACTCTACAATCGCCTTTAAGGAGTGAGGGTGCAGCTTTATACACACACCTTGATGCTTAAACGCAACGGTTGGGTTGTTAAGGCGCTCCCCTTCCCCTTTAGGGCTAGACAACTTAATTTTAATGCCCTTATCTGCCAGCTGATCCAAGTGCTTAGCGAAGTTTGTAAATCTCTGCTTAAGATCGTCTAAGTACTCTTGCGCCGTTTCCGCTGTTGACGGAATAACAAATTCAACATGCTCCCAGCTCTCTTCTGGATAGCGTTTCCCAGGCGCTGGGTATGGCAGCTCTAAGCATTCGATTGACCAACCTAGCGCTTTTAATGGCTGAGCGAACTCAATCACAATGATCGGACGACCGTTGATCACAGCGCTAGAAATTTCTTTCCCCTGTATTAGCCATTCTTGATGAGCTAATTGTGCCAGTTCTGCATCATTGATTCGTAATGCAATATGATCCGCCTGAAAATCAGACAATTCAATATGCAAGATTTCGCTTAAACCTTGGATTTTATGCATGAAATCATCCAGTTTTTTGCACATCTGTGCAGGCATTAAATCAGCATCAATCAGTCGTTGTGACATTTTAAACCATCCAAAACATTAATTTTTCTACAATAGTAACAAGATCGTCGGGAAAAGTAGAAAATTTCCCAGTTCTGTCCCTATAAGAGAACTAATAAAGTTGGTATTATGTGCGTCAAATTATGAAGTAGATCAAGATATGCATTCACCGCCACCCGAGTGGATATTATCCAACAATAGCCTGTCGCTAGCTTGGAGAATGGGAATGCATACCTAACCAATTCCCCAGAATTGAAGGAAGCGCGTGTGAATATCCAAGCACTTATTAACGACAAAGTATCTCAGGCTCTAGAAGCCGCTGGCGCACCTGCAGGAAGCCCTGCTGCTGTTCGCCAATCAGCGAAACCTCAGTTTGGTGACTACCAAGCTAACGGTGTGATGGGCGTAGCTAAAAAACTAGGCACAAACCCTCGCGAATTCGCACAAAAGGTATTGGATGTTCTTAACCTTGATGGCATCGCTAGCAAGACAGAAATCGCAGGCCCTGGATTTATCAACATTTTCCTAAGTGAAGAATTCCTAGCGAAACAAGCTGAAGCAGCACTAGCAGACTCACGTTTAGGCGTAGCCGCTGAAGAACAGCAAACTATCGTTGCTGACTATTCTGCTCCAAACGTTGCAAAAGAAATGCACGTAGGTCACCTACGTTCAACGATCATCGGCGACGCAGTGGTACGCACTCTAGAGTTCCTAGGCCACAAAGTTATCCGTGCAAACCATATCGGCGACTGGGGTACTCAGTTCGGTATGCTTATCGCTAACCTAGAACGCGTTCAAAAAGAGTCTGGCGAAGTTTCAATGGAACTCTCAGATCTAGAAGCGTTCTACCGTGAATCTAAAAAGCTTTACGACGAAGACGAAGAGTTCGCAGTTAAAGCACGTAACTACGTAGTGAAGTTGCAAAGTGGCGACGAATACTGCGCGGAAATGTGGAAGAAGCTGGTTGACGTGACTATGGTTCAAAACCAGCGCAACTACGACCGCCTAAACGTATCACTAACTCGTGACGATGTTATGGGCGAAAGCATGTACAACGACATGCTACCGGGTATCGTGGCTGACCTGAAAGAAAAAGGCATCGCACAAGAAGATGACGGCGCACAGGTTGTATTCCTAGACGAGTATAAAAACAAAGATGGTGACCCAATGGGCGTTATCATCCAAAAACGCGATGGCGGTTTCCTTTACACCACCACCGATATCGCATGTGCTAAATACCGTTACGAGACTCTAGGCGCAGATCGCGTTCTATACTTCATCGATTCACGTCAGCACCAGCACCTAATGCAAGCTTGGACAATTGTCCGTAAAGCTGGTTATGTTCCTGAAGAAGTAACGCTAGAGCACCACGCGTTCGGTATGATGCTTGGTAAA is a genomic window of Vibrio japonicus containing:
- the argS gene encoding arginine--tRNA ligase, with the protein product MNIQALINDKVSQALEAAGAPAGSPAAVRQSAKPQFGDYQANGVMGVAKKLGTNPREFAQKVLDVLNLDGIASKTEIAGPGFINIFLSEEFLAKQAEAALADSRLGVAAEEQQTIVADYSAPNVAKEMHVGHLRSTIIGDAVVRTLEFLGHKVIRANHIGDWGTQFGMLIANLERVQKESGEVSMELSDLEAFYRESKKLYDEDEEFAVKARNYVVKLQSGDEYCAEMWKKLVDVTMVQNQRNYDRLNVSLTRDDVMGESMYNDMLPGIVADLKEKGIAQEDDGAQVVFLDEYKNKDGDPMGVIIQKRDGGFLYTTTDIACAKYRYETLGADRVLYFIDSRQHQHLMQAWTIVRKAGYVPEEVTLEHHAFGMMLGKDGRPFKTRAGGTVRLADLLDEAQERAVALIESKNPSLDDEEKQNIATTVAMAAVKYADLSKHRTTDYVFDWDNMLAFEGNTAPYMQYAYTRVASIFAKAGVSMDELSGEIKITEEKEKALIAKLLQFEEAVLSVSREGQPHIMCSYLFELAGQFSSFYEACPILNSEDETVKLSRMKLAALTAKTIKQGLSLLGIETLERM
- a CDS encoding VOC family protein, with translation MSQRLIDADLMPAQMCKKLDDFMHKIQGLSEILHIELSDFQADHIALRINDAELAQLAHQEWLIQGKEISSAVINGRPIIVIEFAQPLKALGWSIECLELPYPAPGKRYPEESWEHVEFVIPSTAETAQEYLDDLKQRFTNFAKHLDQLADKGIKIKLSSPKGEGERLNNPTVAFKHQGVCIKLHPHSLKAIVESERA
- a CDS encoding insulinase family protein; the encoded protein is MHISPNDTNQYRYLTLNNGIRVLLIHDANAQKSAAALAVNVGHFDDPSDREGLAHYLEHMLFLGTEKYPKVGEFQSYISQHGGANNAWTGTEHTCFFFDVTPNAFEPALDRFSQFFSAPLFNPEALDKERKAVDSEYKLKLNDDSRRLYQVHKEVVNQKHPFSKFSVGNLETLSDRDGKSIRDEIINFHYNEYSADLMTLALVGPQQLDELEKWCREQFSSIPNHQLTNKSVDVPFCNSHSTGVQVHVEPLKEIRKLILTFPMPGMDKYYRSKPLSYFAHLLGYEGEGSLMVALKEQGWITSLSAGGGTSGSNYREFTISCALTPVGLEHTNEIIQAVFGFIELIKTQGLNEWRYLEKKAVLESVFRFQEPTRPLDLVSHLVINLQHYQPEDVIYGDYMMDGYDEELIKSLLGYLTVDNLRTTLIAKDLTYDKSAKWYFTPYSVTPFSKQQRIEFVAPSLLDFRLPNENPFICYELDPQPLEEEHHEPRMIEELPGFRLWHLQDHEFNVPKGVVYVAIDSPKSVSTPRNIVKTRLCVEMFLDSLEKDTYQAEIAGMGYNMYAHQGGVTLTISGFSKKQPELMRMILERFAKRDFSQKRFETIKHQLLRNWKNASQDRPISQLFNSLTGILQPNNPPYSALVEALETINVDELPEFVDSILSELHVEMFVYGDWTHSDALALGETLKDAIRVKDQQYEESLRPLIMLGKNGTFQREVFCDQEDSAVVLYHQCEDTTPRSIALYSLANHLMSATFFHEIRTKQQLGYMVGTGNLPLNRHSGIVLYVQSPNAAPTDLVSSIDEFLNAFYMVLLELNDYQWHSSKRGLWNQISTPDTTLRSRAQRMWVAIGNKDYEFNQREKVLEELKELDRSDMIRFVVNELKPRTANRLIMHTQGNAHHQADKLHLGLEIGSIEEFQLRPKDVELG